From the genome of Aliarcobacter lanthieri:
TAAAATATCTCATCAATTATATTTTTTTCTCTATAATCAACAATATTTAAGTCTATTTTTCTACTTATTAAATGCTTTAAAATTATTTGATTTTTTTCACCTTGTAAAATAGTATTAAAAAGTACATTTTGTCCATACTTATCAATTATATTAACATTTATTCCACTCGATATCAAAGTTAATGCAATTCTCAAATCATCTTTTAAAACTGCTCTAAATAGTGCAGTTTGTCCATCTTTATCTACAACATTTATATCTTTTATATTTTCAATTACCCTTTTTAGAAGTTCAATATTACCATTTGTAACTGCATCAAAAAGTACTGTTTCTCCATCATTGTCTTTTATATCAAAATCTAAATTATAATTTAAAAGTATTTGAAAAACTTTTTCATTTCCTAAAAGTACATTATCTTGTAAGATAGTTCTACCTTTAGAATTTTTTCTATTTGCATCAAAACCATTATCAAGCAAAAATTTAATCATCATAAAATCATATTTTTCACAAGCTTCGCTTAATACAGTTTTTCCTAAATTATCTTCCTTGTAAATATTAATCCCTAAATCTAGTAAAACTTTAATAGCATTAAATTTCTTTTTATAAACTAATTCAAAAAGGATTGTTCTTCCTTTATCATCAGTAAAATTTATATCTACACCCTTTTTTATATATTTCTTAAGTTTATTTATATCAATTTTATTTGACATTAATTCTTGAGAAAAGCTATCTTCATCAGCTTTAAAAAAACTCAGCACTAAATTTCCTTATTTTTTTCATTTACAAAATAGTCTTCTATTCTAACTAAAAAATTATTAAAATCTTTTTTTATCCCTCTTATAAGTTCTATCTCTTTTATTGAAAACTTTATCTTGTTTTTTAGCTCTTTCTTTATACTTTGGTTTATCTTCAAAATTCTTTTCATCTATTAAAACACCTTCTTTTAAAGACTGTTCTATAAAACTATTAAAATAATTTCTTAAAATATATGCTTTCTCATGATCTGGAAAAAGTTCTGGAAATTTATATGAAAGCCAAAGATAAAGAGATATTTTTTTTACCTCATCTTCTACTAAAAGTAAATCTTTTTGAGTTATTGCTTTTTTAGGTAAAGTAATTGATGGTTTATAATGATTTACCTTTTTTTTAATAACACTTGCAATATATGAAGTATATGCTTGTAAAATAATAGTAGATTTTGCAGTAATTGGCGCTTGAGATAAAAGATATTTTTCCTCTAAACTCAAACCATCTTTGCTATCAACAATTCTTGAAGCTTCAAGCATACCTGAAAGATTTGCTGCTTCAAAAGGACCATTAAACTTCATATTTAAGGCAAAAAAGTTTAAAACTTTTCCTAGAGATTTTGTCTTTAGATGCATTGAAAGATTTTCAAGTTGGAAGTTATTTATTTTCACTTTAAATGGTGGTTTTATTGTTTTTATAGGAGCTTTAAATTCCTCTTTTATATATTCTAAAACATCTCTTCTTGTGGCACCTAAATATCCTGCTTCAAATATTCCAAATCTTCCAGCACGACCGGCTATTTGAACTATTTCATTTACACTAATTTTTCTTTTTCTTACCCCATCAAATTTTGTATCTGTAGTAAATAATATTGTTTTAATAGGAAGATTTAAGCCCATACTTATAGCATCTGTAGCTATTAGGATTTGGCTTTCTCCTTGTCTAAATCTTCTAGCTTCATCTCTACGTACTTCAGGAGATAAATTACCATAAATTACTGAAACAGAATATCTTTTTTGTAATTTTTGCTTTAATTTCAAAACATCACTTCTTGAAAATGCTATCAAAGCTGTTCCATCATCAAGTTTTTCTAAAGATGTCCATTTTTCTAAAACTTTTAGTTCATTTTTTCTTTTATGTTTTACAATTTTTAAATCTTCTCCTAGATATTGAGCTATTTTCTTTACAGCTTCAAGAGCATTTACACTTCCAGTCATAATAACTTTTTTTGCAGGAACTCCAATAATTGCATTTACCCAAGCCCAACCTCTATCATCATCTTCAAGCATTTGAACTTCATCAATAACTGCAACATCAACTTCCAAATCAAAATCCAACATTTCAATAGTTGAACAAACATGTGCAGCATCTTCATTTAATTGTTGTTCTTCTCCTGTTATAAGAGAAGCCTCAATATTTGATTCTTTTAAATCTTCATATCCTTCAAGTGCTAAAAGCCTAAGTGGAGCTAAGTATAACCCACTATTTGCTTCTTTTAATTTCAATAAAGCATTGTATGTCTTTCCACTATTTGTAGGGCCTACATAAAACTCTAATTTTCTATTTAAACTTCTTGCTAGTGGATAAAGTGATTTTAAATCACAATTTAATAGACTCTGTATTTGTTCTTGCCAATTTTCTTTCATAATTCTTCTTTTTTAAAATTCATAAATTATATCTACTTTTACCAATATTTCCATATAATACTTATTTTAATAAAGGATTTAATTTTAATGAACTGTAAATATTTTGGGACTTGTGCTTCCTGTACACTATATGACAAAACTTACGATGAACAACTAAATTATAAAATTCAAAGAGAAAAAAAACGATTTGAAAACTTTACAAATATTGAGTTTGATATCATTAAAAGTAGTGAAAAAAACTTTAGAAATCGTGCTGAATTTAGAGTTTGGTGGGAAAAAGATGAAAATAGTCAAAAAGATATTTTATCTTTTGCTATGAATGATTTTAATAAAGATATTTTAAAGATAGATTCCTGTTCTATTGTAAGTTCTGATATATCAAACCTTATGCCAAAACTTTTAATAGAGCTTGAAAAAGATATGTTATTGTCTTTTAGACTTTTTGCTATTGAATTTTTAAATAGTTCTACTCATGACATGCTTGTAACTTTGATTTATCATAAAAAACTTGAAAGTGATTGGTGTGAATTATCAAAAAAAATAGAAAATAAACTAAATATAAAAATAATTGGTAGAAGTAGAAAACAAAAAATTGTTTTAAGTGATGATTTTATAAATGAAACTTTAACCATAGAAAATCAAGAGTTTAAATTTGCATATGAAGAAAATGGATTCACTCAACCAAATACGAATGTAAATATACAAATGATTGAATGGGTTTTAAAAAATACACAAAGTTCAACTAAAGATTTATGTGAACTTTATTGCGGGGGTGGAAATTTTACAATTCCACTATCAAAAAAATTCAACAAAGTTTTAGCGACAGAAATATCAAAAACATCTATCAAATCAGCTTTAAGAAATTGTAAGTTAAATAATATAGAAAATATTGAGTTTATTAGAATGAGTGCAGAAGAATTTGTAGAAGCACTAGCAGAAAAAAGACCATTTAATAGATTAAAAAATATTAATTTAAAAGCATATGACTTTAATACTATATTTATGGATCCACCAAGAAGTGGATTAGATGATACTACTAGAAATCTAGCAAAAGAATTTGAAAATATAATATATATTTCATGTAATCCAGAAACTTTACATAGAGATTTACAAGAATTAGTAAAAACTCATAAAATAGTAAAATTTGCATTGTTTGATCAATTTGCATTCACTGAACATATTGAAAGTGGTGTAATTTTAAAAAAAATTGAAAACTAATTTATTTTTTAATCTAAATTTAAGAAAAGTTATATAATAATTCAATTATAAATTTAGGGTTGGATGCAATCCGAAGAGTCAAAAGGTTTTTTTGATACTCTATGCTTGAATCTTTTTCAAAGAGACAAGAAGGTTTTAGGCTGTGAAATCTTTATAAAAGATTTAGCAAACTATTTAACAATATAAAAGGAAATAAAATGAGAATTAATACAAACGTTTCATCTTTAACAGCTCAAGAAGCAGCAACAAACACAAATAACAGTATAAAAAATTCACTAGAAAAACTTTCTACTGGTTTAAAAATCAATAAAGCTTCAGATGATGCTTCTGGTCTTGCTATTGCAGATAAACTTAGAACTCAAGTTACATCTATAAATCAAGGTATTGCAAATGGTAACTCTGCTGTAACTTTACTACAAATTGCTGATAAATCTATGGATGAGCAATCTAAAATTCTAGATACAGTTAAATCTAAACTTATCCAAGCAAATACTGCTACTACTTCAACAGCAGGTAGAGGAGCTATTTCTAAAGATATTAGTAAACTTTTACAACAACTTGATAATATTGCAAAACAAGTAAACTACAATGGTTTACAACTTTTACAAGCAGATAGAACTTCTGGTGCTAGTGCAAGTGTTGCTCATAGCTTCCAAGTTGGGGAAAAATCTGATGATACAATATCTATGAAAGCTATTCAAGCAAATACTGCTGGATTAGGGTTAACTGCTCTTAGAAACTTAGACTCAACTGGAACTATCAGTGCAGCTACTGCTGGTACATCACAAGCAACAGTTGATGCTGCTATTACTACATTAAATGCATATAGAGGAGACGTAGGTTCTACTCAAAATCAAGTTGAGTCTGCTGTAAGAAACCTTATGACTCAGTCAACAAATATTAAAGCTGCTGAAGCTATCATCAGAGATGTTGATTATGCTCAAGAATCTGCAAACTTTAATAAATTGAATATCATTTCTCAAGCTGGTTCATATGCTATCAGCCAAGCAAATGCTACTCAACAAAATGTATTAAGACTTTTACAATAATTTAAGTCTTAATTTAGCATTCTCTTTTATTAAAAAGAAGAGGAATTTTTCCTCTTCTTTATTTATTCTATAAAAATTTATTCAATTTAAACTAATTTTATGAATTACTTTGTAATAATAGCCTAAATAATTTATATGTACTTATGTTACATAAATTAAAAACAAGGACTATTTATGAGAATAAATACAAATGTATCTTCACTTACAGCTCAAGAAGCGGCAACGAATACAAATAATAGTATAAAAAATTCACTAGAAAAACTAAGTACAGGATTAAAAATCAATAAAGCTAGCGATGATGCTTCTGGTCTTGCTATTGCAGATAAACTTAGAACTCAAGTTACATCTATAAATCAAGGTGTTGCTAACGGTAATTCTGCTGTAACTTTACTACAAATTGCTGATAAATCTATGGATGAACAATCTAAAATTCTAGATACAGTTAAATCTAAACTTATCCAAGCAAATACTGCTACTACTTCAACAGCAGGTAGAGCATCTATTTCTAAAGATATTAGTAAATTATTAGAGCAACTTGATAATATTGCAAAACAAGTAAACTACAATGGTTTACAACTTTTACAAGCAGATAGAACTTCTGGAGCTGCAGCTACTGCTGGACATAGTTTCCAAGTTGGAGAAAAATCTGATGATATGATATCTATGAAATCTATCAGAGCAAATACAACTGGATTAGGCTTAACTGCTCTTAGAAATCTAGATCAAACTGGAACTATATCTGTAGCTACTGCTGGAAGTTCACAAGAAACTGTTGATGCTGCTATTACTACATTAAATACATATAGAGGAGATGTAGGTTCAACTCAAAATCAAATAGAAAGTGCAGTAAGAAATCTACTTACTCAATCTACAAATATTAAAGCTGCTGAAGCTATCATCAGAGATGTTGATTATGCTCAAGAATCTGCAAACTTTAATAAATTGAACATTATTTCTCAAGCTGGTTCATTTGCAATCAGCCAAGCTAATTCTGTTTCTCAAAATGTTCTTAGACTACTTCAATAGTCTAAGAAATATTATATACCTACTTATTAAAATAGTTATATAATTTTATTTATACAAAAGATATAATCGTTTATTAAATTCTCAACTTGTGTAGTGAAAATATCCTTTATTTTCTCTACCTTTTTATACTCTTGGTTTAATCTTGAATCATTAAAATGATAATTTAAATATGGAATAACCATCTCATAATAATTATGTAAAACTTTATATAAAATTAAAATATCATTATCTTTAATATTTTGCAAGAAATCTAATATTATAGAGTTCAAATCTATATAATTTTTAAAATCATATTCCTTGATAGCATTTAATTGTTCTTTTAAATTTTGTTGTAAAAAATTTATCTCATCTATAAAAGATTTTTTTCGACTTTCAGCTAAACTATCTTTTGAAAACTTTTTTAAATTATTTTGTAAATCAAAATATTTTATATCTATAGTTTTAAAACTTTTTATATCTACTTCTTCTAAATTTAAAGGTATTGTACCTTCAAAATATGCGCCATGCTTCGATAAATTATATATTGTTGTTGATTCATTTTTCAAGATAAGTTTTTGTTCTATATCTTTTATAGAACTATAAAAAAGTTCTATTGTTTTTACCTCTTTTTCAAAATTTCCTTTTACTGTAACTAAACTTTTTCTACTAAAAGATTTCTCTTTATTATTAATATCAACTTTTGATACTCCAGATCCAGCACTATTTGAGTGCGTATCTCCAGTTTTTTGATTTAAAGCTAAATCTAATCCAATTAAATAAATATTTTTTATATTTAATTGCAGTAAAATATCTAAAGTTACTTCACCTATACTGTGTCCATCAAAAGCATAATTATTTTTAAAAAATGATTCATAAATTTCAAATATGAAAAGATTCTTTTTATTTAGTTTTTTTAATATTTTTTCATTTGTGATAGCTGATGCAAAAAAAATTGTATGTTTAGAAGATTTTTCTAAAATTTCATTTGAAAATTGAACTCTTTCTAACCATTTTTGTTCATCCAAAGTTGTAACTAAATCTACTCTTATACCTTTATTTAAAAGTTTATTATAAACAGAACCAATAGTAACTATAAAGAATTTATCCTGATTATTATAAATCCAATCTATATTTTCATCCAAAGAAGGACCTGCTGCTAAATATAAAACTGGAGTATCTTTTAAAATCTTTAATTCTTCTTTTAATCTATCAAAAAGTAAAAAATCATAACTCTCTTTTATACAATTTGTTGTTTTATTTACATAGACATATAATCTTCTTAAGAAATCATATTTTGTAGCTTTCATTGTATTTAATAAAGATACCAAAGTATAGTAATACTTGTCTACATTCGTATTTATATCTATAAATTTTATTAGATAGTTATCAAATCTTCCTATATTTAAAAATAGTGATATTTTTTTCTCAACATCGAATGTATCATCCATAATTGAAAAGATTACTCCACTATTTTTTGCTAAAATTGTATAATCTACTGTAAAAAGTGAAAGTCTAAAGATCTCAAGATTTGATTCGAATACCATATATAAAGAAGCATCTATTTTTTGTGCAATTGCTGGAATATGTCGCCCTAAAAAAGTACCAAAAAATATAAATTTTTCTATCTTTTTATATTTTTTTGTTTTATTATCCAAAAAATCATTTAAAGTAATTGAATACTCATGCAAATAGCTTTGAAGTAAAGAGCCGAATTCACCTTTAAATTCAAAATTTATATCTATTGTAGGAGAATTTTTATACTCAAAAAAACCTTCTATACTTGAAAAAGACTTAGTATTTTCAAAATCTATCTTTTCTAGCAAGTCACTATTTATTTTTCTAGGATTCTTTCCATAGATATACTGGTTTGTTTGAGTATCTAAAATATCAAAATCACCATTTTCCATAATAAATTCTAAAGCATATCTCTCTACATAAGTACCTTCTTCTATCATTTTTGATAGATTCTCAATTCTATGATAGAGTTCATTATCATATTCACTCAAAAACGCTAAATTTGCTAAAAATGTAGTTGTAAGTGCATTTTGTAGTTGAATTTGTGCTTCTGTCATAAATAACCTTTTTATAATATTGCTTTTATTATACTACTAAATGGATAAAGCAAAGCAAATAGAAGAATTACAAAAAACTCTTAATATAATTTATTTAAATAATATTAATTTTTTAAAAATACATCATTCACAATTATATAAAAAGATAATTGATTTTGAAAAAAGTAATAAAGAAAAATATTCTTTAGAGTTTATAGATGATGAATTTAAATTAATAGATTTACAAAAGAATCAAAACCTATATAATATTGAACCTTTTTATGATTCACTTAATAGAATTAATAGTTTTGAATTTAGCAATGCTTTTACACTTATAAAACTTGAGAATATAGAAAAAAGAAACTACTATGAAAATGAGTTAAATAGCTCTTTATATCTAAATGAATATATACAAAATTTTGGAAATATAAATATAGAAATCAATAAATTTATTTTTATTGGAACATTACTTGGTGTACATATAAACGATTTCCATAAACACTTCAATGCAAAAGTATATTTGATAATTGAACCAAATCTAGAAATATTTAGACTTTCACTTTTTTTATGTGATTATGAAAGTATATCAAAAGAGTCAAAACTATTTTTTGCTATAGATGAAAATAAATTAAACATAAAAAAACTTACAAATGAATTTCTAGAGTATAAATTTGAATTAAATAATCTAATACATTTTGAATTAATAAATGAAGATTATAATTCAATACTCAATGATTTGAACTCTTATCTTACAGAAAATTCTCAAATGAGATATCCATTTAGTGAATTTATAATAAGTTTAAAAAGAGGATATAAATACTTTTTTGAAGAAGAAAGAAATATTATAAATCTTTCAAAAAAATATAACTTTTTAGAAAATAAAAAGATTTTATTCTTGGGAGCTGGAGTATCTTTAGCAAAAAATTTAGAATGGATATACCTAAATCAAGAAAAATTCATAATAGTTGCTTCAAGTGCAGTTTTAAAGCATCTTAGAATTTTAAATATTATTCCAGATATTATTTTAGTTATTGATGGGCAAAAAGATGTAATGCTAGAACAATTTAATACAGATGAATTAATGTATAAAAACTCTATTGTCTTAGCATCAATAAAACTAGATTATGAACTTTTTAGTACAAAATTAAAAGATACAAATATCTACTTTTTACAAAATGCTCTTGAACTTTTTTCTGGTTTTGGATTTTTAAGTGGAGTTACAGTTGGAGATTTAGGAGTTGATATTTTAGCAAAACTCGGAAGTAGTGAAATTTATCTTTTAGGAATAGATGCTTCAATTGATAGTAAAAATGGAAAAACTCATATAGGAACTCATAAATCTTCAAGAAAAGTAAACTTAAATGTAGAAAATTGTGGAGATTTTAAAACAGATATCATTTATGTAAAAGGAAATTTACAAGCCCAAGTTCCTACTTTTAGAGAATATATCGATATGATAGATAGTCTTGAAGAAATAATAAGTATTCATCCTAAGACTAAAATATATAATTTAGGTTCAGGAGCATACTTTAAAGGTTCATTTCCTTTAAAACTAGATCATCTTAATTTTGAGAATATATCTAAAGAATTATTTAAAATTGAGTTTTTAAATAATTTAAATAATATCTCAAAAAGTAATTTAGCTAGTATAGATAAAAATGAAATAAATAAAGAGCAAGAAGTGTTAAAAAAGCTAAATGATTTGGATAAAAATACTTTTTATAAAGAGTTTAAAGTAATTTTTGAGAACTATCCACAATCTATGATTTGTAATATTTTTAATAGATTTTTTAAACTAGTTTTACCATATCACAATATTTTAAAAAATCAAGATATTGCAAATAAAATTTTAGAAAAACAAATTGATGAAGTTTTGAATGCTTTTAATACTATATTTGATAAAATAGATATAAATTTTATAAGAGGTAACTAATGACTAGTCCTATACAACCTAATAAAACTTATGGAGTACTTCATACAGAAAGTTTTTTTTCTTTTTTAGGTTTTGCAAAAAAAATAGGTAGTGATGAACCTCAAAAAATAGATGTTTATTTAGATAATAAACTAATAGATACAATAGAAGCAAATGAGTTTATACAAAAAATTGATGATATGTATGATGTAGAAAATCAAGCTTTTACTTATAATTTACCTAATGAGTATATTGGGGGGAAAGCTACTATTTCTTTTAAAAATCACAATTCAGGTGAAGAACTTTTAAACTCTCCTTATACTTTGATAGATAAAAATCATGAAAAATTTAATGAAGCAAAATTTATAAATAGTTTAAATGAACCAATAAGTGAAGAACTTAAAAGTATGTATAAACCAAATAGTATAGGGTTTTTGGCTACTAAAGAGAATTTAGAAGATGTGGAGTTCGTTAGGCATATAAAAGAGTTGATGAAAAGATTTCCTGAATTTGAGTTTAATGGATTTTGTTTTGATGAAGAACAGACAAAAAATTTAAAAAATACTTTTAAGGTATCAAAAAATACTTTCTTTATAACTATATCAACAATAGGAGATATTCTTAAAAATTGTTTAATTTGGATTTCATCAAATAATAATATATCTTTAGAAATTAGAAAGAAAATTAATTTTTCTATTTTTATCAACTTTGAAGTAAAAAATTTATCAATTCAAGAATATGAGTTTAAATATAAAAACTCATTTAATAGGTTTTATAAAAACCCTCAGAAATTTGGAGTTGATGGGAATGACTCTTTTTTTGGAGATGCTTATAATAAATTAATACAATCATTTGAAAAAAACTTTATCTTAGATATAAATTCAAATTATTTTGAATTTAGTTCATTTAAACAAGTTGAACTTGCTTTAAAATATAAAGAGTTCATCCCAGCTATAAAAAATTTATCTTCTTTACTTAATGATTAACTATGAAATATTTACATATTATGATTTTAGATAAATTTTTGGCTCCTTT
Proteins encoded in this window:
- a CDS encoding helicase-related protein codes for the protein MKENWQEQIQSLLNCDLKSLYPLARSLNRKLEFYVGPTNSGKTYNALLKLKEANSGLYLAPLRLLALEGYEDLKESNIEASLITGEEQQLNEDAAHVCSTIEMLDFDLEVDVAVIDEVQMLEDDDRGWAWVNAIIGVPAKKVIMTGSVNALEAVKKIAQYLGEDLKIVKHKRKNELKVLEKWTSLEKLDDGTALIAFSRSDVLKLKQKLQKRYSVSVIYGNLSPEVRRDEARRFRQGESQILIATDAISMGLNLPIKTILFTTDTKFDGVRKRKISVNEIVQIAGRAGRFGIFEAGYLGATRRDVLEYIKEEFKAPIKTIKPPFKVKINNFQLENLSMHLKTKSLGKVLNFFALNMKFNGPFEAANLSGMLEASRIVDSKDGLSLEEKYLLSQAPITAKSTIILQAYTSYIASVIKKKVNHYKPSITLPKKAITQKDLLLVEDEVKKISLYLWLSYKFPELFPDHEKAYILRNYFNSFIEQSLKEGVLIDEKNFEDKPKYKERAKKQDKVFNKRDRTYKRDKKRF
- the trmA gene encoding tRNA (uridine(54)-C5)-methyltransferase TrmA encodes the protein MNCKYFGTCASCTLYDKTYDEQLNYKIQREKKRFENFTNIEFDIIKSSEKNFRNRAEFRVWWEKDENSQKDILSFAMNDFNKDILKIDSCSIVSSDISNLMPKLLIELEKDMLLSFRLFAIEFLNSSTHDMLVTLIYHKKLESDWCELSKKIENKLNIKIIGRSRKQKIVLSDDFINETLTIENQEFKFAYEENGFTQPNTNVNIQMIEWVLKNTQSSTKDLCELYCGGGNFTIPLSKKFNKVLATEISKTSIKSALRNCKLNNIENIEFIRMSAEEFVEALAEKRPFNRLKNINLKAYDFNTIFMDPPRSGLDDTTRNLAKEFENIIYISCNPETLHRDLQELVKTHKIVKFALFDQFAFTEHIESGVILKKIEN
- a CDS encoding flagellin, with protein sequence MRINTNVSSLTAQEAATNTNNSIKNSLEKLSTGLKINKASDDASGLAIADKLRTQVTSINQGIANGNSAVTLLQIADKSMDEQSKILDTVKSKLIQANTATTSTAGRGAISKDISKLLQQLDNIAKQVNYNGLQLLQADRTSGASASVAHSFQVGEKSDDTISMKAIQANTAGLGLTALRNLDSTGTISAATAGTSQATVDAAITTLNAYRGDVGSTQNQVESAVRNLMTQSTNIKAAEAIIRDVDYAQESANFNKLNIISQAGSYAISQANATQQNVLRLLQ
- a CDS encoding flagellin produces the protein MRINTNVSSLTAQEAATNTNNSIKNSLEKLSTGLKINKASDDASGLAIADKLRTQVTSINQGVANGNSAVTLLQIADKSMDEQSKILDTVKSKLIQANTATTSTAGRASISKDISKLLEQLDNIAKQVNYNGLQLLQADRTSGAAATAGHSFQVGEKSDDMISMKSIRANTTGLGLTALRNLDQTGTISVATAGSSQETVDAAITTLNTYRGDVGSTQNQIESAVRNLLTQSTNIKAAEAIIRDVDYAQESANFNKLNIISQAGSFAISQANSVSQNVLRLLQ
- a CDS encoding 6-hydroxymethylpterin diphosphokinase MptE-like protein; the protein is MTEAQIQLQNALTTTFLANLAFLSEYDNELYHRIENLSKMIEEGTYVERYALEFIMENGDFDILDTQTNQYIYGKNPRKINSDLLEKIDFENTKSFSSIEGFFEYKNSPTIDINFEFKGEFGSLLQSYLHEYSITLNDFLDNKTKKYKKIEKFIFFGTFLGRHIPAIAQKIDASLYMVFESNLEIFRLSLFTVDYTILAKNSGVIFSIMDDTFDVEKKISLFLNIGRFDNYLIKFIDINTNVDKYYYTLVSLLNTMKATKYDFLRRLYVYVNKTTNCIKESYDFLLFDRLKEELKILKDTPVLYLAAGPSLDENIDWIYNNQDKFFIVTIGSVYNKLLNKGIRVDLVTTLDEQKWLERVQFSNEILEKSSKHTIFFASAITNEKILKKLNKKNLFIFEIYESFFKNNYAFDGHSIGEVTLDILLQLNIKNIYLIGLDLALNQKTGDTHSNSAGSGVSKVDINNKEKSFSRKSLVTVKGNFEKEVKTIELFYSSIKDIEQKLILKNESTTIYNLSKHGAYFEGTIPLNLEEVDIKSFKTIDIKYFDLQNNLKKFSKDSLAESRKKSFIDEINFLQQNLKEQLNAIKEYDFKNYIDLNSIILDFLQNIKDNDILILYKVLHNYYEMVIPYLNYHFNDSRLNQEYKKVEKIKDIFTTQVENLINDYIFCINKII
- a CDS encoding 6-hydroxymethylpterin diphosphokinase MptE-like protein: MDKAKQIEELQKTLNIIYLNNINFLKIHHSQLYKKIIDFEKSNKEKYSLEFIDDEFKLIDLQKNQNLYNIEPFYDSLNRINSFEFSNAFTLIKLENIEKRNYYENELNSSLYLNEYIQNFGNINIEINKFIFIGTLLGVHINDFHKHFNAKVYLIIEPNLEIFRLSLFLCDYESISKESKLFFAIDENKLNIKKLTNEFLEYKFELNNLIHFELINEDYNSILNDLNSYLTENSQMRYPFSEFIISLKRGYKYFFEEERNIINLSKKYNFLENKKILFLGAGVSLAKNLEWIYLNQEKFIIVASSAVLKHLRILNIIPDIILVIDGQKDVMLEQFNTDELMYKNSIVLASIKLDYELFSTKLKDTNIYFLQNALELFSGFGFLSGVTVGDLGVDILAKLGSSEIYLLGIDASIDSKNGKTHIGTHKSSRKVNLNVENCGDFKTDIIYVKGNLQAQVPTFREYIDMIDSLEEIISIHPKTKIYNLGSGAYFKGSFPLKLDHLNFENISKELFKIEFLNNLNNISKSNLASIDKNEINKEQEVLKKLNDLDKNTFYKEFKVIFENYPQSMICNIFNRFFKLVLPYHNILKNQDIANKILEKQIDEVLNAFNTIFDKIDINFIRGN